A window of the Candida orthopsilosis Co 90-125, chromosome 1 draft sequence genome harbors these coding sequences:
- a CDS encoding Mso1 protein, which produces MQHTNTGGGFFSKIRENYSTKFANLSLSSPAEKDGSTEDDTLIHRAFVKYYESKGLPYPDWLGVKTFDQQHLNQQPSYGRSQSYSSGSTSTGGGHAYRGHSSSSQFQPVRQDNLFNKSYAQRSYNQQRWQDENDAGSQGQDQAPPQFQRSSSKLQDMYNKSRQQSTPGSGYNFSRYSR; this is translated from the coding sequence ATGCAACATACAAACACAGGAGGAGGTTTCTTCTCCAAAATTAGAGAAAACTACAGCACAAAATTTGCCAACCTTTCATTGTCGTCACCGGCGGAAAAAGATGGTTCAACTGAAGATGATACCTTGATTCATCGAGCATTTGTCAAATATTACGAATCAAAAGGGCTACCATATCCAGATTGGCTCGGGGTGAAAACATTcgatcaacaacatttgaaCCAACAACCATCATATGGTCGTTCGCAAAGTTATTCGAGTGGATCTACAAGTACTGGGGGTGGCCACGCTTATCGTGGTCACTCATCATCGTCACAGTTTCAACCCGTACGGCAAgacaatttgttcaacaagaGCTATGCACAAAGATCTTATAACCAACAGCGATGGcaagatgaaaatgacgCAGGATCTCAAGGACAAGATCAAGCTCCACCTCAATTTCAGAGAAGTTCAAGTAAGTTGCAAGATATGTACAATAAATCTAGACAACAATCAACCCCAGGATCAGGATATAATTTTAGTAGATACAGTCGTTAG